TCTATTGGCAGCTCTGGCCCTAATCATGGCAAGTTGTAAAACCAGTCAAAGAGCAGATCTGGGCGATGGCCTATTTGCTGATATCAAAACCTCCAAGGGCGATATTATCGTAAAACTGGAACATGAAAAAACTCCTGTGACCGTTGCCAATTTTGTTTCCTTGGCAGAGGGTAACAGTCCCTTTGTGAGTGAGAACTATAAAGGAAAGAAATATTATGATGGGCTGACCTTTCACAGGGTCATGAAGGATTTTATGATACAGGGGGGAGACCCTTTAGGAATGGGAACGGGAAATCCAGGCTATAAATTCATGGATGAATTCAACGACTCTCTGGTTCATGATAAAAAAGGTATACTTTCCATGGCAAATTCGGGTCCCGCCACCAATGGCAGTCAGTTTTTTATAACTCACGCACCAACACCTTGGTTGGATAACCGTCATAGTGTTTTTGGGGAGGTTGTGGAAGGTATGGATGTTGTGGATTCCATAGCCAATGTTAAGGTAACCGTGGGTAGCAACAAACCCGTTGAACCCGTTACCATGAACACTATTGAAATCATTAGAAATGGTAAGGAAGCTAAGAAATTTGATGCCGTTAAGGTGATGACGGAATATTTTGATGGTGAAGAAGAACGTCTTGCGGCAATTGAAAAGGAAAAAGAAAAAAAACTGGAGGAATTAAAAAAAGTCAAGGAGGAATTTATAGCCGAAACATCAAAACAAAAGGAAGAGGCAAAATCCTTTTCATCAGGGCTTAAATTATTTCCATTACAAAGCGGGGAGGGAGAAAAACCAAAATTAGGACAAAAAGTTTTGGTTATGTATTCGGGATATCTACCTGATGGTACTTTATTTGAAAGTAATTATGAGGAAGTAGCTAGAAAATATGATATGTTCGATGAACAAAGACTTCAGGGAGGAGGATACTTCCCAGCACCCATGGATTACAGCCCTGATTCAGGCTTAATCGCTGGCTTTAAAGAAGGTATGCTAACAATGAAGGTGGGCGATAAAGTTAGATTATTTATTCCTTCTCATTTGGCTTGGGGACCACAAGGTGCTGGCCCTATACCCCCTAACTCTGACGTCATTTTCGATATAGAAATAACGGGGATTCAAGAATAGATAAGAATTCAATACATTATAAAGCCGATTGTTGATTCAATCGGCTTTCTTTTTTAAGGGGTTTGCCTTAAAATTTCCAAAAGGAACTTCCAGAATTTCTGTACTGAGGATACGCTTACGCGTTCATCAGGGGAATGGGCTCCTTTAATAGTTGGTCCAAAACTGATCATGTCCATATTGGGATAGTTTTGTCCCAATATACCACATTCCAATCCGGCATGACAGGCAACTACACGGGGTTCTTCATGAAACAATCGTTCATATACCGATGTTGCGACTTTCAAAACCCCTGA
This window of the Maribacter cobaltidurans genome carries:
- a CDS encoding peptidylprolyl isomerase; its protein translation is MINKMYLLAALALIMASCKTSQRADLGDGLFADIKTSKGDIIVKLEHEKTPVTVANFVSLAEGNSPFVSENYKGKKYYDGLTFHRVMKDFMIQGGDPLGMGTGNPGYKFMDEFNDSLVHDKKGILSMANSGPATNGSQFFITHAPTPWLDNRHSVFGEVVEGMDVVDSIANVKVTVGSNKPVEPVTMNTIEIIRNGKEAKKFDAVKVMTEYFDGEEERLAAIEKEKEKKLEELKKVKEEFIAETSKQKEEAKSFSSGLKLFPLQSGEGEKPKLGQKVLVMYSGYLPDGTLFESNYEEVARKYDMFDEQRLQGGGYFPAPMDYSPDSGLIAGFKEGMLTMKVGDKVRLFIPSHLAWGPQGAGPIPPNSDVIFDIEITGIQE